One window of Bifidobacterium pseudocatenulatum DSM 20438 = JCM 1200 = LMG 10505 genomic DNA carries:
- a CDS encoding bifunctional ADP-dependent NAD(P)H-hydrate dehydratase/NAD(P)H-hydrate epimerase — protein sequence MDIADDADRLQTLLYSAYDSDTVREMERPLLDDGVPLMRMAASAAAHVTMTLLDDEDLAVEDARVALLVGAGDNGGDGLYAGAELANEGAHVTAIAVGRSLHEEAFGAFVHAGGRVLVLDPAAEIPGCTTGFSAGEAGERLQAAVEYVQGSHVIIDAMTGIGVSGALRGIAGAIASSLGFDGELPDRPALPNNEPSSALPLVVAIDTPSGVGVNDGSLPGPYIPADVTVTFGAMKPCAMVPPASYACGRLTLVDFGFDIDDCVPAAEMTDGDFVTDSIRLPQLSDGKYSRGVVGLVTGSARYPGAAVLSATAAARANTGMVRYLGPQRAQDMVLSSLPEAVIGKGRVQSWVVGSGVPTGGDEAADTDIQRETITALLKHYALQEKTGSNDDARNESALGMPPIVVDAGALDLLPGKVPAQVVVTPHVGELARMLTRLDGNEASVDKVRSQPLACARRVHELTGATVLLKGAVTMVVGTDGEGNERVILSGRAPAWMSTAGSGDVLAGMLGALLAQQDDMLAEDPALVPEVVAAGAYIHGLAGAIASRSEQRGWHRPQIYGHSKKQHFGEIGHPIIASDIIGGIQPAFLQLL from the coding sequence ATGGACATCGCCGACGACGCCGACCGTTTGCAAACACTGCTGTACAGCGCTTACGATTCCGATACCGTGCGCGAGATGGAACGTCCGCTGCTTGACGACGGCGTGCCGCTGATGCGCATGGCCGCCTCGGCTGCGGCCCATGTGACCATGACACTGCTCGATGATGAGGACCTCGCCGTCGAGGACGCGCGGGTAGCCCTCCTTGTAGGGGCGGGAGATAATGGCGGCGACGGTCTATACGCCGGCGCGGAACTGGCGAACGAAGGCGCGCATGTCACCGCGATCGCCGTGGGACGTTCCCTGCACGAGGAGGCGTTCGGCGCGTTCGTGCATGCCGGAGGCCGTGTTCTCGTACTTGATCCCGCCGCCGAAATCCCAGGATGCACCACGGGTTTTTCCGCGGGAGAGGCCGGAGAACGACTGCAGGCCGCCGTTGAATACGTTCAGGGCTCCCATGTGATCATCGACGCGATGACCGGAATCGGCGTAAGCGGCGCATTGCGTGGCATCGCAGGCGCCATCGCTTCCTCCTTGGGATTCGATGGCGAACTTCCCGACAGGCCCGCCCTGCCGAACAACGAGCCTTCCTCCGCCCTGCCGCTCGTCGTGGCGATCGACACGCCGTCCGGCGTTGGCGTAAATGACGGTTCGCTTCCAGGACCGTACATTCCTGCTGATGTTACGGTAACATTCGGCGCGATGAAGCCGTGCGCGATGGTGCCACCCGCCTCATACGCATGCGGCCGCCTCACTTTGGTCGATTTCGGTTTCGACATTGATGATTGCGTCCCCGCGGCCGAAATGACGGACGGCGATTTCGTAACGGATTCGATTCGCCTTCCGCAACTTTCGGACGGCAAGTATTCGCGTGGAGTGGTCGGCTTGGTGACCGGCTCCGCCCGTTACCCCGGTGCAGCCGTATTGTCGGCCACGGCGGCGGCGCGCGCCAACACTGGCATGGTGCGCTATCTCGGCCCGCAACGAGCGCAGGACATGGTGCTTTCCTCGTTGCCCGAGGCGGTGATCGGCAAGGGCCGCGTCCAATCATGGGTGGTTGGTTCCGGCGTTCCCACGGGTGGCGACGAAGCCGCCGACACCGACATTCAACGCGAAACCATAACCGCGTTGTTGAAGCATTACGCACTGCAGGAAAAAACCGGCTCCAATGACGACGCCAGGAATGAAAGCGCCCTGGGCATGCCGCCGATCGTGGTAGACGCCGGAGCTTTGGACCTGCTGCCAGGCAAAGTGCCGGCTCAAGTGGTTGTCACCCCGCACGTCGGGGAGCTGGCCCGCATGTTGACTCGGCTAGACGGAAACGAAGCCAGCGTCGACAAAGTGCGCTCGCAGCCGCTCGCCTGCGCCCGCAGGGTCCATGAGCTGACCGGCGCGACCGTATTGTTGAAGGGCGCGGTGACCATGGTGGTCGGCACGGACGGCGAAGGCAACGAGCGGGTGATTCTTTCCGGACGCGCGCCGGCGTGGATGTCCACCGCAGGATCGGGCGATGTGCTTGCCGGCATGTTGGGCGCCCTGCTCGCGCAACAGGACGACATGCTTGCCGAGGATCCGGCATTAGTTCCCGAAGTCGTGGCGGCCGGAGCCTACATACATGGTCTTGCGGGCGCGATCGCATCGCGATCCGAACAGCGTGGATGGCATCGTCCGCAGATCTATGGGCATTCCAAAAAGCAGCATTTCGGGGAAATCGGCCATCCGATCATCGCGAGCGATATTATCGGCGGCATTCAGCCGGCATTTTTGCAATTACTTTAA
- a CDS encoding GuaB3 family IMP dehydrogenase-related protein, which yields MSQEIEIGLGKKGRLAYSLDDVSIVPSRRTRDPQDVSTSWQVDAYEFDVPVIGAPMDSVTSPATAIAMGKMGALGVLDLEGLWTRYDDPQPLLDEIAELPAESATERIQQIYAEPIKPELIVERLHEIRDAGVTVAGALSPQRTQDYYSTVLEAGVDLFVIRGTVVSAEHVSQDHEPLNLKKFIYDLDVPVIVGGAANYTAALHLMRTGAAGVLVGFGGGAVSANRNTIGVHAPMATAIADVAEARRDYMDESGGRYVQVIADGGMGDSGSFIKAFALGADAVMLGSPLARAEEAPGKGMHWGAEARHQTLPRGFRTNVGTVGTLEDIMFGPSHNADGTTNYIGALRRAMATTGYVDLKSFQRCPVTVAPTR from the coding sequence ATGTCTCAGGAAATTGAAATCGGTTTGGGCAAGAAGGGCCGTCTGGCATACTCTCTGGACGACGTTTCCATTGTTCCCTCCCGTCGTACTCGCGATCCGCAGGATGTGTCCACCTCGTGGCAGGTTGACGCTTATGAATTCGACGTGCCGGTTATCGGCGCTCCGATGGATTCGGTGACCAGCCCGGCCACCGCCATCGCCATGGGCAAGATGGGCGCGCTTGGCGTGCTCGACCTCGAAGGCCTGTGGACCCGCTACGACGATCCGCAGCCGCTGCTTGACGAGATCGCCGAACTGCCGGCCGAAAGCGCGACCGAGCGTATTCAGCAGATCTACGCCGAGCCGATCAAGCCGGAGCTCATTGTCGAGCGTCTGCATGAGATTCGTGACGCCGGCGTCACCGTTGCGGGCGCCCTGTCCCCGCAGCGCACGCAGGACTATTATTCGACCGTGCTCGAAGCGGGCGTCGACCTGTTCGTCATCCGCGGCACGGTCGTTTCCGCCGAGCACGTCTCCCAGGATCACGAGCCATTGAACCTGAAGAAGTTCATCTACGATCTGGATGTGCCCGTCATCGTAGGCGGCGCCGCCAACTACACCGCGGCCCTGCACTTGATGCGTACCGGCGCGGCCGGCGTGCTCGTCGGCTTCGGCGGCGGCGCAGTATCCGCGAACCGCAACACCATCGGTGTTCACGCTCCGATGGCCACCGCCATCGCCGACGTGGCCGAAGCCCGCCGCGACTACATGGACGAGTCCGGCGGCCGTTACGTCCAAGTGATCGCCGACGGCGGCATGGGCGACTCCGGCAGCTTCATCAAGGCGTTCGCGCTTGGCGCCGATGCCGTGATGCTTGGCTCTCCGCTGGCCCGTGCCGAGGAAGCTCCGGGCAAGGGCATGCATTGGGGTGCCGAAGCCCGTCATCAGACGCTTCCGCGCGGCTTCCGCACGAACGTCGGCACCGTCGGCACCCTGGAAGATATCATGTTTGGCCCCAGCCACAATGCGGACGGCACCACCAATTACATTGGCGCGCTCCGTCGTGCCATGGCAACCACCGGCTATGTCGATCTCAAAAGCTTCCAGCGTTGCCCGGTCACGGTCGCTCCGACCCGCTGA
- a CDS encoding autorepressor SdpR family transcription factor, with protein sequence MAGEGFKALSDPTRRRILELLRERDMTAGELAEQFNMSKPSISHHLTTLKTAGLVTDERHGQNIIYSLNTTVMQDLIGWFMGFMDGDGNVNQANDQTDNK encoded by the coding sequence ATGGCAGGGGAGGGATTCAAAGCGCTCTCCGATCCCACGCGACGGCGCATTTTGGAATTGCTGCGCGAACGTGACATGACGGCTGGTGAACTTGCGGAACAATTCAACATGAGCAAACCGTCGATCAGCCACCATCTGACCACGTTGAAAACCGCGGGACTGGTAACCGACGAACGGCACGGGCAGAACATCATCTACAGTCTCAACACCACGGTGATGCAGGATCTGATCGGATGGTTCATGGGATTCATGGACGGCGATGGAAACGTCAATCAAGCGAATGATCAAACAGACAATAAATAA
- a CDS encoding NADP-dependent isocitrate dehydrogenase: MAKIKVEGKVVELDGDEMTRVIWKDIKDRLILPYLDVDLEYYDLGIENRDATDDQVTVDAAKAIQREHVGVKCATITPDEARVKEFGLKKMWKSPNGTIRNILGGTIFREPIVMSNVPRLVPGWTKPIVVARHAFGDQYKATDFKVPGAGTLTVTFTPEDGSEPIEHVVYNYGADGGVAQVQYNVNDSIRGFARACFNYGLMRGYPVYLSTKNTILKAYDGQFKDTFAEVFENEYKDKYAAAGLTYEHRLIDDMVASSLKWHGGYIWACKNYDGDVQSDSVAQGFGSLGLMTSVLMTPDGQTVEAEAAHGTVTRHYRRWQKGEKTSTNPIASIFAWTGGLKHRADLDNTPEVKYFAETLEKVIVSTVEGGQMTKDLAMLVGPDQAWLDTEGFMNALDENLAKALAE, from the coding sequence ATGGCCAAAATCAAGGTCGAAGGCAAGGTCGTCGAACTCGACGGCGACGAAATGACCCGCGTCATCTGGAAAGATATCAAGGATCGCCTGATCCTTCCATACCTCGACGTGGATCTCGAATATTACGATCTCGGCATCGAAAACCGCGATGCCACCGACGATCAGGTGACCGTCGACGCGGCGAAGGCCATCCAGCGTGAACATGTCGGCGTAAAGTGCGCCACCATCACGCCGGATGAGGCGCGTGTCAAGGAATTCGGCCTGAAGAAGATGTGGAAGTCCCCCAATGGCACCATCCGCAATATTCTCGGCGGAACCATTTTCCGCGAGCCGATCGTGATGAGCAACGTTCCGCGCCTGGTTCCCGGCTGGACCAAGCCGATTGTAGTAGCCCGCCATGCGTTCGGCGACCAGTATAAGGCCACTGATTTCAAGGTTCCGGGGGCAGGCACGCTCACCGTCACCTTCACTCCGGAAGATGGTTCCGAGCCGATCGAACATGTCGTGTACAACTATGGTGCCGACGGCGGCGTGGCCCAGGTGCAGTACAACGTGAACGATTCCATCCGTGGTTTCGCCCGCGCCTGCTTTAACTATGGTCTGATGCGCGGCTATCCGGTGTATCTTTCCACCAAGAACACGATTCTCAAGGCATACGACGGCCAGTTCAAGGATACGTTCGCCGAAGTGTTCGAAAACGAATACAAAGACAAGTACGCCGCAGCGGGCCTGACTTATGAGCATCGTCTGATCGACGACATGGTGGCCAGCTCCCTCAAGTGGCATGGCGGCTACATTTGGGCCTGCAAGAACTATGATGGCGACGTGCAGTCCGATTCCGTGGCGCAAGGCTTCGGCTCTCTCGGCCTCATGACCTCCGTGCTCATGACCCCTGACGGCCAGACCGTCGAGGCCGAGGCCGCACACGGCACTGTGACCCGCCACTACCGCCGCTGGCAGAAGGGCGAGAAGACCTCCACCAATCCGATCGCATCGATTTTCGCTTGGACCGGCGGTCTCAAGCACCGCGCCGACTTGGATAACACTCCGGAAGTCAAGTATTTCGCCGAAACTTTGGAGAAGGTCATCGTGTCTACCGTTGAAGGCGGTCAGATGACCAAGGATCTCGCCATGCTCGTTGGTCCGGATCAGGCCTGGCTTGACACCGAAGGCTTCATGAACGCTTTGGACGAGAATCTCGCCAAGGCTCTGGCCGAATGA
- a CDS encoding SdpI family protein — translation MRGNNLNDLKNNINNAEDKNKTDSGEKIAPIGRNLCIALVALCVVNIIAHLACYSRLPENVPIHWGADGSVNGYGPRAVTLILDVLPLLCLGLFLVIPKMDPKGENYMKASGLYRGFVIAFTLIMCGVTWFTEATAFGVIPATGGPVGLIVSVVLGALFVGLGNYLPRMRQNYTFGIRTPWALVDENNWKRTQRVGGISFMVLGVLLIVAGVVSSVVPVGDMLMVAIIVTIAVGAALVPYVYSYLLFRRSRGSRQN, via the coding sequence ATGCGCGGGAACAACTTGAACGATTTAAAAAACAACATCAACAATGCCGAAGACAAGAACAAGACTGATTCGGGGGAGAAGATCGCTCCGATCGGACGCAATCTGTGCATTGCGCTTGTTGCACTGTGTGTAGTCAACATCATCGCACATCTTGCCTGCTATAGTCGGCTTCCCGAAAACGTGCCGATTCATTGGGGTGCCGATGGTTCGGTCAATGGTTATGGCCCGCGTGCCGTAACGTTGATTCTTGATGTATTGCCGTTGCTGTGCTTGGGACTTTTCCTCGTCATCCCGAAGATGGACCCCAAGGGAGAAAACTACATGAAGGCCAGCGGACTGTATCGTGGATTCGTCATCGCGTTCACACTCATCATGTGCGGTGTCACATGGTTCACTGAAGCCACCGCATTCGGTGTAATCCCAGCTACCGGCGGTCCCGTTGGGCTTATTGTTAGCGTGGTATTGGGCGCGCTGTTCGTCGGCTTAGGCAATTACCTTCCGCGCATGCGCCAGAATTACACTTTCGGCATCAGAACGCCTTGGGCTCTGGTCGACGAGAACAATTGGAAGCGTACGCAGCGTGTGGGTGGCATCTCTTTCATGGTGTTGGGAGTGCTGTTGATTGTGGCGGGTGTTGTCAGCTCTGTTGTGCCTGTGGGCGACATGCTCATGGTCGCAATTATTGTGACGATAGCGGTTGGTGCAGCGCTCGTTCCTTATGTATACAGCTACCTGTTGTTCCGCCGCAGTCGCGGTTCGCGGCAAAACTGA
- a CDS encoding ABC transporter ATP-binding protein: MAYIEMQHSYKRYQMGSTTITANDDVSFGIEKGELAIILGASGAGKSTVLNILGGMDTNSEGSVVIDGRDISNYSPKQQTAYRRTDIGFVFQFYNLVANLTAKENVELASQIVSDAQDAVKVLEDVGLGDRVDNFPAQLSGGEQQRVAIARAVAKNPKILLCDEPTGALDYNTGKQVLQILQDMSRKKGATVVIVTHNSAIAPIADRVIRMHDGKVTAVDVNEHPMDIAELEW; encoded by the coding sequence ATGGCATATATCGAAATGCAGCATAGTTACAAGCGTTACCAAATGGGTTCCACCACCATCACCGCGAACGATGATGTGAGCTTCGGCATCGAAAAAGGCGAACTGGCCATCATTCTGGGCGCGTCGGGCGCGGGCAAGTCGACGGTGCTCAACATTTTGGGTGGCATGGACACGAATTCAGAAGGCAGCGTGGTCATCGACGGACGCGACATTTCCAACTATTCCCCGAAACAGCAGACGGCTTATCGCAGGACGGACATCGGTTTCGTGTTCCAGTTCTACAATCTTGTGGCGAATTTGACCGCGAAGGAAAACGTCGAGCTCGCCTCGCAGATCGTTTCCGATGCTCAGGATGCCGTCAAAGTGTTGGAAGACGTCGGTCTCGGCGATCGTGTCGACAATTTTCCCGCGCAGCTTTCCGGCGGTGAACAGCAGCGTGTGGCCATCGCCCGAGCTGTGGCGAAGAATCCGAAGATCCTGCTGTGCGACGAGCCGACCGGCGCGTTGGACTACAACACCGGCAAGCAGGTCCTGCAGATTCTGCAGGACATGAGCCGTAAGAAAGGCGCCACCGTGGTGATCGTGACCCATAATTCCGCGATCGCGCCGATCGCGGACCGTGTGATCCGCATGCATGATGGCAAGGTCACCGCCGTCGACGTCAACGAGCATCCGATGGACATCGCGGAACTCGAATGGTGA
- a CDS encoding substrate-binding domain-containing protein gives MTLHRTTVTKRLFALLASTSLIMTMGACSSANETQSHETDSPSTATATDAGNVVIFTPSDGITISQQTPLSKWEKLVPEIVSSLKDNDVKGANITVKAAPSLDKQSQSVQDYVVNHVNSTSDDADSSDKTTLVVAPVADTTESDRQYGDYVSHAITWNGSSSDEDAQDYAQSAERLVSALQLAQNEGMKVVLVSNTLQGFTPDVYVPMTTAEQIGQLQAKQLVSKLELDKTSSDNPKHIEVLLPYDAANESGSTADATFAQGVFKGIWSVLGPYFKDGKAVSPSGTLTSSSAESDWVSVAFDAAKSERVKSTLAGRLGMDKDTSRHTRIDGIISCNDYVAGYASEELNDLGYTGSAADINPSITISGIVDNITGKKDLKKQSVPDPAQAPESDDGDSDTEDTSDSLDEQNSQWPIITGYGAYVSSIPNIVNGKQWMTALENRKTLASDIAQTCVQLNTSGKLAKMTFISSVAMEDMKVPTIQEEALAVSASNLKKTLIEPGYISLAEAGL, from the coding sequence ATGACACTGCACCGCACGACCGTGACGAAACGTCTGTTCGCACTGTTGGCATCGACCTCGCTCATCATGACCATGGGCGCCTGCTCATCCGCCAATGAAACGCAATCGCATGAAACGGACTCCCCCAGCACCGCCACTGCCACCGATGCCGGCAACGTGGTGATCTTCACCCCTTCGGACGGCATCACCATCTCCCAGCAGACGCCTCTGAGCAAATGGGAGAAGCTGGTGCCGGAAATCGTTTCATCATTGAAAGACAATGATGTCAAAGGCGCCAACATCACCGTCAAAGCGGCGCCAAGTCTCGACAAGCAAAGCCAAAGCGTGCAGGATTACGTGGTGAATCACGTCAACAGCACCAGCGACGATGCGGATTCCTCCGACAAAACCACTCTGGTAGTGGCGCCGGTGGCCGACACCACCGAATCCGACCGCCAATATGGAGACTATGTGTCGCACGCCATCACATGGAATGGGAGCTCCTCCGACGAAGACGCCCAGGACTACGCCCAATCCGCGGAACGTTTGGTTTCCGCATTGCAGCTCGCTCAAAACGAGGGCATGAAAGTCGTGTTAGTGTCGAACACGCTGCAGGGTTTCACTCCGGATGTGTACGTGCCGATGACCACGGCCGAGCAGATCGGCCAGCTTCAAGCCAAACAGCTGGTCAGCAAGCTCGAGCTCGACAAAACCAGCTCCGACAATCCGAAGCATATCGAAGTGCTACTCCCCTACGATGCCGCCAATGAAAGCGGCAGCACAGCGGACGCGACTTTCGCGCAAGGCGTGTTCAAAGGCATTTGGTCAGTGCTTGGACCGTATTTCAAAGATGGGAAGGCCGTTTCCCCATCCGGCACGCTGACCTCGTCGAGCGCGGAATCCGATTGGGTGTCCGTGGCGTTCGACGCGGCGAAAAGTGAGCGGGTCAAATCCACGCTCGCCGGACGTCTCGGCATGGATAAGGACACATCGCGCCATACCCGCATCGACGGCATCATCTCCTGCAATGATTATGTGGCCGGCTATGCTTCCGAAGAGCTCAACGATCTTGGATATACCGGTTCGGCGGCCGACATCAACCCATCCATCACCATTTCCGGCATCGTAGACAATATCACCGGCAAGAAAGACCTGAAAAAACAGTCCGTTCCCGATCCTGCGCAGGCGCCTGAATCCGATGACGGCGATTCCGATACGGAGGATACCAGCGATTCCCTTGACGAGCAGAACTCGCAATGGCCGATCATCACCGGTTACGGCGCCTACGTCAGCTCCATACCGAATATCGTGAACGGCAAACAGTGGATGACCGCTTTGGAAAATCGCAAGACCTTAGCATCCGACATCGCACAGACCTGCGTGCAGCTCAACACGTCGGGCAAACTTGCGAAGATGACGTTCATCTCATCCGTCGCCATGGAAGACATGAAAGTGCCGACCATTCAGGAAGAGGCGCTTGCGGTCAGCGCCAGCAATCTGAAGAAAACGCTGATCGAACCGGGATATATCTCGCTCGCCGAAGCAGGCTTGTAG
- a CDS encoding HAD family hydrolase gives MTSPSANVTDVVFDFCGVLIDWQTRACLEGRYPQVVVDRICADNDPCGFYDYEDRMDHGEDFEAIYPDVVREQGEEIAEIFRDYIERYGDALPRMIPDMEQLLRDLKAAGYGVWGLTNWSHETFHFAFERFPQLGELLQGTVVSGVEKMHKPNADIYELALSRFNLRPESSVFFDDTAKNVTGAQAVGMHAFRFTNAGQARRDLKSLGMDF, from the coding sequence ATGACCTCCCCCAGTGCCAACGTCACCGATGTGGTCTTTGATTTTTGCGGCGTGCTTATCGACTGGCAGACGCGCGCATGCCTTGAAGGCAGGTACCCCCAAGTGGTTGTAGACCGTATTTGCGCGGATAATGATCCGTGCGGCTTCTACGATTATGAGGATCGCATGGACCATGGCGAGGATTTCGAAGCCATTTATCCCGACGTGGTACGTGAACAGGGCGAAGAGATCGCCGAGATTTTCCGCGATTACATCGAACGTTACGGCGATGCGCTTCCCCGCATGATTCCGGATATGGAACAGCTGCTTCGTGATTTGAAGGCTGCAGGCTACGGCGTGTGGGGGTTGACGAATTGGTCGCATGAGACGTTCCATTTCGCATTCGAACGTTTCCCGCAGCTCGGCGAGCTGCTGCAGGGCACGGTGGTGTCCGGCGTAGAGAAGATGCACAAGCCGAATGCCGACATCTACGAACTGGCGCTGAGCCGTTTCAATCTCAGGCCGGAATCCAGCGTGTTCTTCGACGACACCGCGAAGAACGTCACTGGCGCACAGGCCGTGGGCATGCACGCGTTCCGCTTCACTAACGCCGGTCAGGCTCGCCGCGATCTGAAATCTTTGGGCATGGATTTCTGA
- a CDS encoding M23 family metallopeptidase, whose translation MDEREYRRRIRRNRIAQEEKKRIRQQLRQTMVVCALACVMLLVCCLWSAEPTYAKTNAATASGSCAVLMRWPLNGAQVVGKYDAPKQQWLPGHRGVDLLADPQEAIVAPADGVIAFSGNVGGKAVVTIRHGGDLSGLTSTFEPAIAERDVGAHVAQGERFARVEGESDHCDERCLHWGIKSEGRQYTNPESKTRTVRIGLKGL comes from the coding sequence ATGGACGAACGTGAATATCGCAGGCGAATCCGACGGAACAGAATCGCACAGGAGGAAAAGAAGCGCATCCGCCAGCAGTTGCGCCAAACCATGGTCGTATGCGCTCTGGCATGTGTCATGCTGCTCGTGTGCTGCCTATGGTCGGCCGAACCGACGTATGCGAAAACGAATGCGGCGACCGCGTCCGGTTCCTGCGCCGTCCTGATGCGATGGCCGCTGAACGGCGCGCAGGTGGTCGGCAAGTACGATGCGCCGAAACAACAGTGGCTTCCAGGCCATCGGGGTGTCGACCTGCTTGCGGACCCTCAGGAAGCCATCGTCGCGCCCGCGGACGGCGTGATCGCCTTCAGCGGCAACGTGGGAGGCAAAGCCGTGGTCACCATCCGGCATGGAGGCGACCTTTCCGGCCTGACCTCGACGTTCGAACCCGCCATTGCGGAACGCGATGTCGGCGCACATGTTGCGCAAGGGGAGCGTTTCGCGCGTGTGGAGGGCGAATCCGACCATTGCGACGAGCGGTGCCTGCATTGGGGGATAAAATCGGAAGGACGGCAATACACCAATCCGGAAAGCAAAACCCGTACGGTGAGAATCGGATTGAAAGGCCTGTGA
- a CDS encoding AMP-dependent synthetase/ligase has protein sequence MYKEYTRPLEQQIDTDKNIFSVLDERANRTPNDSLVEYKNEHGEWSSFSATEFRAKVIAIAKGLIAQGIMPGESVSIISHTCWQWTALDVAIMSIGALTVPVYETNSPAQVKMIFNDANVKMAFAEDDAQRDKIESIRNECSNLGDVYVIGLGAIDTMIEYGHAVSDAEFQEREHAVKGSDLATIVYTSGSTGTPKGIELTHSNFVFITYSGISSMPDIAMKPNRRLLLFLPLAHVFARYMQFFCFAGNVSLGLSSNLKTILADFKAFKPTFILAVPRIFEKIYNAASQKAGAGLKGRIFAGATQTARDWSYAQQSGEGIPVVLNLKHALYNKLVYSSIMDVFGGHVEYAVSGGAPLDSSIAHFFNGVGLPLLEGYGMTETCAPSSVNPTSGYKIGTIGLPLQGVAMGVDEEGELCIKSPAVCAGYHNNPDVTRQQIVDGWLHTGDLGSIDDEGFVSIVGRKKDLIITAGGKNVSPCEMEASIMTSPVVSQCVMIGDRKPFIAAIIALDLGETNAWLASKGAECAASLEEASRNPIVRAEVERAVNKANELASRAESIRKFEIVPDEFTEENGLVTPSMKARRQAVVDHYRMLIDTVIYVPKK, from the coding sequence ATGTACAAGGAATACACGCGGCCTTTGGAACAGCAGATCGACACGGATAAGAACATTTTCTCGGTGCTTGATGAACGAGCGAACCGCACTCCGAACGATTCATTGGTCGAATACAAGAACGAGCATGGCGAGTGGTCGTCGTTCAGCGCCACCGAATTCCGTGCCAAGGTCATCGCCATCGCCAAAGGCCTGATCGCCCAAGGCATCATGCCCGGCGAATCGGTGTCCATCATCTCTCACACCTGCTGGCAGTGGACTGCGCTCGACGTGGCCATCATGTCGATCGGAGCGCTCACCGTTCCCGTATACGAGACGAATTCTCCCGCGCAGGTCAAAATGATCTTCAACGACGCCAACGTCAAAATGGCGTTCGCAGAAGATGACGCGCAACGCGACAAGATCGAATCCATCAGAAACGAATGCTCCAATCTTGGCGACGTCTACGTCATCGGACTTGGCGCGATCGACACGATGATCGAATACGGACATGCCGTGTCCGACGCCGAATTCCAAGAGCGCGAACATGCGGTCAAAGGATCGGACCTCGCCACCATCGTGTACACCTCCGGCTCCACAGGCACGCCAAAAGGCATTGAGCTCACCCATTCCAATTTCGTGTTCATCACCTATTCGGGCATTAGCTCCATGCCCGATATCGCGATGAAGCCGAACCGTCGTCTGCTGCTGTTCCTTCCACTGGCGCACGTGTTCGCACGCTACATGCAGTTCTTCTGCTTCGCAGGTAACGTCTCGCTCGGCCTATCCAGCAACTTGAAGACGATCCTGGCTGATTTCAAAGCGTTCAAGCCGACGTTCATCCTTGCCGTGCCGCGTATCTTCGAAAAGATATACAATGCGGCGTCGCAAAAGGCCGGAGCCGGCCTCAAAGGACGTATTTTCGCAGGTGCCACGCAGACGGCGCGCGACTGGTCGTACGCACAGCAGTCAGGCGAAGGCATTCCGGTTGTCTTGAATCTCAAGCATGCGCTGTACAACAAGCTGGTGTACTCCTCGATCATGGACGTGTTCGGCGGCCATGTGGAATACGCGGTTTCCGGAGGCGCTCCGCTTGATTCATCCATCGCGCATTTTTTCAATGGCGTCGGACTGCCGCTGCTGGAAGGCTACGGCATGACCGAAACCTGCGCTCCGTCAAGCGTCAATCCGACCTCCGGATACAAGATTGGCACCATCGGACTGCCTCTGCAGGGCGTGGCCATGGGTGTCGACGAGGAAGGTGAACTGTGCATCAAGAGCCCGGCCGTATGCGCCGGCTACCACAACAATCCCGACGTCACCAGGCAGCAGATTGTCGACGGCTGGCTGCATACCGGTGATCTTGGTTCCATCGACGACGAAGGCTTCGTCTCCATCGTCGGACGTAAGAAGGACCTCATCATCACCGCCGGCGGCAAGAACGTCTCTCCATGCGAAATGGAAGCGTCGATCATGACGTCGCCCGTGGTGAGTCAATGCGTGATGATCGGCGACCGCAAGCCGTTCATAGCGGCCATCATTGCGTTGGATCTTGGCGAAACGAACGCATGGCTTGCATCGAAAGGCGCGGAATGCGCGGCATCCCTCGAGGAGGCCTCCCGCAATCCGATCGTGCGCGCCGAAGTGGAACGTGCCGTCAACAAAGCCAACGAGCTCGCATCCCGTGCCGAATCGATCCGTAAGTTCGAAATCGTGCCGGACGAGTTCACCGAAGAAAACGGCTTGGTCACGCCGAGCATGAAGGCACGCCGTCAGGCGGTGGTTGATCACTACCGCATGCTGATCGACACCGTCATCTACGTTCCGAAGAAGTAG